In Chloracidobacterium sp., one genomic interval encodes:
- a CDS encoding VWA domain-containing protein, translated as MNSRPIVRAAHLLVLSIACAAAIFAQTAPKQTPTPDDEIIKVDSQLVMIPVAVTDQQGVAVSGLTAADFRVIENGKPQVIDSVGSADKVPLDIALLFDISATTSPMFKFQAETAAKFLKDVMRPEDRACIFSIGASPRLVHPLDTAENAAAALRSIQATKEYTAFYDTVRAAAEYLKQNAPDGTRRVIVTISDGEDTNSDNIAKALQKGYAEIGRKINTIDSKELYKLTVATRDAASRKERQRVLQILQNGDTVFYSINPAGSSFQLNKISTFGQENMQAFADETGGTAFLPKFQPIDTKDNYANENNDRANTAALDRIFRQLANEVRSQYLIQYYSEIDLPPGQYVKLEVTLPSRPGLRSRSRIGYYTK; from the coding sequence ATGAACAGCCGACCGATCGTGCGAGCCGCGCATCTGCTTGTCCTTAGCATTGCCTGTGCTGCCGCCATTTTCGCACAAACCGCACCAAAGCAAACGCCGACGCCGGATGATGAGATCATAAAGGTCGATTCGCAGCTTGTGATGATACCTGTCGCGGTTACCGATCAGCAGGGCGTTGCGGTAAGCGGATTGACGGCCGCGGATTTTCGTGTGATCGAGAACGGCAAGCCGCAGGTGATCGACTCGGTCGGGTCGGCGGACAAAGTGCCGCTCGACATCGCTTTATTGTTCGATATTTCGGCGACGACCAGCCCGATGTTCAAATTTCAGGCCGAGACCGCCGCCAAGTTCCTAAAGGATGTGATGCGGCCCGAGGATAGGGCGTGCATATTCAGCATCGGGGCCTCACCTCGGCTCGTCCATCCGCTCGATACGGCTGAGAATGCGGCGGCGGCACTTCGTTCGATACAGGCGACGAAGGAATATACGGCGTTCTACGATACGGTGCGGGCGGCGGCAGAATACCTCAAGCAGAACGCGCCGGACGGCACTCGGCGCGTCATTGTAACCATATCGGACGGTGAAGATACCAACAGCGATAACATCGCAAAGGCACTTCAGAAGGGCTATGCCGAGATCGGCAGAAAGATCAATACCATAGACTCGAAAGAGCTCTACAAGCTGACGGTCGCAACCCGTGATGCCGCAAGCCGCAAGGAGCGGCAGCGTGTTCTGCAGATCCTGCAGAACGGCGACACCGTCTTTTACTCGATAAATCCTGCGGGAAGCTCATTTCAGCTCAATAAGATAAGTACCTTCGGGCAAGAGAATATGCAGGCCTTCGCCGACGAAACCGGCGGTACGGCGTTCCTGCCGAAATTTCAGCCTATAGATACAAAGGATAATTACGCCAACGAGAATAACGACCGTGCGAACACTGCCGCACTTGACCGGATATTTCGTCAGCTTGCAAATGAGGTGCGTTCGCAGTACCTCATCCAATACTATTCCGAGATAGATCTTCCGCCGGGCCAATATGTGAAACTGGAAGTTACGCTGCCGTCGCGGCCGGGGCTGCGTTCGCGTTCGCGGATCGGATATTACACCAAATAG